Proteins from one Rhizobium bangladeshense genomic window:
- a CDS encoding ferritin-like domain-containing protein, with amino-acid sequence MDSYSIKTLDELKEFLYRAMQLEHATIPPYLTALYSIKPGANQDATQVLRVIVVEEMLHLTIAANILNAIGGKPDLVRPDFVARYPAALPDGETDFKVGIQAFGREALATFLKIERPAQRPEHLVGKGLIYRKTPPDITALASHPRHEDFHFYSIGEFYSAIAEGIKYLEAEAHGAGTTIFTGDGSRQITSEYYYSGGGELFPVTDLKSALEAIELIIEQGEGDGGGIYEDDDHELAHYYRFEELVKGRYYQKGDQPGQPTGPHLQVDWEGAYPIKENLKVEDIFEGSELREAAIAFNTRYGEFLQLLTRAFNGQPSLLLEAVPMMFEFRNMILELIRNPLPKHPGKNGSPTYQIPGGIKQPAVTRQAEVNA; translated from the coding sequence ATGGATTCCTACAGTATCAAGACGCTCGATGAGCTGAAAGAGTTCCTCTACCGGGCGATGCAGCTCGAACATGCGACGATTCCGCCGTATCTGACGGCGCTTTACTCGATCAAGCCCGGCGCCAACCAGGATGCAACCCAGGTTTTGCGCGTGATCGTCGTGGAAGAAATGCTGCATCTGACGATCGCGGCCAATATTCTCAATGCCATCGGCGGCAAGCCGGATCTTGTCAGGCCGGACTTCGTAGCGAGATATCCCGCCGCCCTGCCGGACGGCGAGACCGATTTCAAGGTCGGCATCCAGGCTTTCGGCCGTGAGGCGCTAGCGACCTTCCTGAAGATCGAGCGGCCGGCCCAACGTCCTGAACATCTCGTCGGCAAGGGCCTGATATACCGCAAAACTCCGCCTGATATCACCGCGCTTGCCAGCCATCCGAGGCATGAGGACTTCCATTTCTACAGTATCGGCGAGTTCTACTCGGCGATCGCGGAAGGCATCAAATACCTGGAAGCGGAAGCGCATGGGGCGGGCACAACCATCTTTACCGGCGACGGGTCGCGCCAGATCACCTCGGAATATTATTACTCCGGCGGCGGCGAGCTGTTTCCCGTGACCGATCTGAAAAGCGCCTTGGAAGCCATCGAGCTCATCATCGAACAGGGCGAGGGCGACGGCGGCGGTATCTACGAAGATGACGACCACGAACTGGCCCACTACTATCGTTTCGAGGAACTGGTCAAAGGCCGTTACTACCAGAAGGGCGACCAGCCCGGCCAGCCCACGGGTCCGCACCTGCAGGTCGATTGGGAGGGCGCCTATCCTATAAAAGAGAACCTGAAAGTGGAGGACATATTCGAGGGTTCGGAACTGCGTGAGGCGGCGATCGCCTTCAACACCCGCTATGGCGAATTTCTCCAGCTTTTGACGCGAGCCTTTAACGGCCAGCCCAGCCTGCTGCTGGAGGCCGTTCCGATGATGTTCGAATTCCGCAACATGATCCTCGAACTCATCCGCAATCCGCTGCCGAAGCACCCCGGTAAGAACGGCAGCCCCACCTATCAGATCCCCGGCGGCATCAAACAACCAGCCGTCACCCGGCAGGCGGAGGTGAACGCATGA
- a CDS encoding GMC oxidoreductase yields MLFPLESAIRADAKTVAESGDYDIVIVGSGISGAIIAKQAAEAGKRVLILEAGTGANSTLAGYDNLLTTFYSAASKDNQSPFPLNANAAIPRSPQLRKLQAGETDSSNYIVQSGPYVSDTVYTRIFGGTTMHWEAKTPRLLRSDFTTRTLFGQGLDWPLSFEEVEEDYRLAEREIGVSANVEDQQYLGQTFPDDYVFPMRGIPLSYLDQQVNKGIEGTSVELYDKTYPLKVRPYPQGRNGIPNPAYDGGKGYRPIGAVDTHQVEEGGRCQGNTNCVPLCPVQARYHSGKSLAKAFAVSGERGERLVELLPQAVASKVNIDPDSGKVRSLSVKIYKDPASPAHETITVKGKIFVLAAGAIETARLMLASGLRSTSGLVGRNLMDHAYLLNWALMPEICGTMRGTSSTGGIVDLRDGPFREKQAAFAIDIHNDGWGWATGAPTSDLLELVDDRNLYGADLRRGMVDQVSRQLLLAFMIEVMPVESNRISVDPQYTDALGNMRPILSFTVPEYTMKGAAYGRQFARTVFARLGARDHTHYDPNDYGYVAYEGQGYAIRGGNHLAGTHIMGTTKTNSVVDKNQRSWDHENLYLVGGGSMPTIGTANVTLTLAAICFRSGRNILKSLH; encoded by the coding sequence GTGCTTTTTCCCCTCGAATCGGCAATAAGAGCCGATGCCAAGACCGTCGCAGAGTCTGGCGACTACGATATCGTGATCGTCGGCAGCGGCATTTCCGGAGCAATCATTGCCAAGCAGGCTGCGGAAGCGGGCAAACGTGTCCTTATCCTTGAAGCCGGAACCGGTGCCAATAGTACTCTGGCAGGCTATGACAATCTGCTGACGACTTTTTATTCGGCAGCCTCCAAGGACAACCAGTCGCCCTTTCCGCTGAATGCGAACGCGGCCATACCCCGCAGCCCGCAACTTCGCAAGCTGCAGGCGGGGGAAACCGATAGCTCGAACTATATCGTTCAATCCGGCCCTTATGTCAGTGATACGGTATATACCCGTATTTTCGGCGGAACGACCATGCACTGGGAGGCGAAAACGCCCCGTCTGCTTCGCTCGGATTTCACAACGCGCACGCTTTTTGGCCAGGGGCTGGACTGGCCGCTGAGCTTTGAGGAAGTCGAGGAGGATTACCGCCTGGCCGAGCGGGAAATCGGCGTATCGGCAAATGTCGAGGATCAGCAATATCTCGGGCAGACGTTCCCGGACGACTATGTCTTTCCCATGCGCGGCATCCCGCTTTCCTATCTGGATCAGCAGGTCAACAAAGGCATCGAGGGCACCAGCGTCGAACTTTACGACAAGACCTATCCCCTGAAGGTCAGGCCCTATCCGCAGGGGCGCAATGGCATACCAAACCCGGCCTATGACGGTGGGAAGGGCTACCGTCCAATCGGCGCAGTCGATACACATCAGGTCGAAGAGGGTGGTCGCTGCCAAGGCAACACCAACTGCGTACCGCTCTGTCCCGTGCAAGCGCGCTACCACTCCGGCAAATCACTTGCCAAGGCGTTCGCTGTAAGCGGGGAAAGGGGCGAGCGGCTTGTCGAATTGTTGCCGCAGGCGGTCGCATCGAAAGTCAACATCGATCCGGATAGCGGGAAAGTCCGCTCTCTCTCGGTCAAGATTTACAAGGACCCGGCCTCACCGGCCCACGAGACCATCACCGTGAAGGGCAAGATTTTCGTGCTTGCGGCAGGCGCCATCGAAACGGCGCGTCTTATGCTGGCCTCCGGCCTGCGCAGCACCAGCGGTCTTGTCGGACGCAATCTGATGGACCACGCCTACCTGCTGAACTGGGCACTGATGCCTGAGATCTGCGGCACGATGCGCGGAACGAGTTCGACGGGCGGTATCGTCGACCTGCGGGACGGCCCTTTCCGGGAAAAGCAGGCCGCCTTCGCCATCGATATCCATAACGATGGCTGGGGTTGGGCCACGGGTGCGCCGACCTCCGACCTTCTGGAACTGGTGGATGATCGCAACCTCTATGGCGCGGATCTTCGGCGCGGCATGGTCGACCAGGTTTCGCGGCAGTTGCTGCTGGCGTTCATGATCGAGGTCATGCCCGTCGAAAGCAACCGCATCTCGGTGGATCCGCAATATACCGATGCTCTGGGCAATATGCGGCCCATCCTGTCCTTCACGGTTCCGGAATATACCATGAAGGGTGCCGCCTATGGCCGCCAGTTTGCGCGCACCGTCTTTGCGCGCCTCGGCGCGCGGGACCATACCCATTACGACCCCAACGATTACGGCTATGTGGCCTATGAGGGACAAGGCTATGCGATCCGCGGCGGCAATCATCTGGCCGGCACCCATATCATGGGAACGACGAAGACCAATTCCGTCGTGGACAAGAACCAGCGCAGCTGGGACCACGAAAATCTCTATCTTGTGGGCGGCGGCAGCATGCCGACGATCGGCACGGCCAATGTCACCTTGACGCTGGCCGCCATCTGCTTCCGAAGCGGTCGCAACATTCTCAAGTCTCTGCATTGA